A stretch of DNA from Mesorhizobium onobrychidis:
TCACATCGACCAAATCCTTGAGGGGCGTCGCCGGACATGGCTGAAGCGTTGCGTGTTGGAATCGCCGGTCTCGGCACCGTCGGCGCGTCGGTGGCCCGCGTGCTGCGCGACAAGGCGGCGGAACTGACGCGGCAATGCGGCCGCGAGATCGTCGTGTCAGCCGTTTCGGCCCGCGATCGCAAACGCGACCGCGGCGTCGATCTCGGCGCGGCCAAGTGGTTCGACGATCCGGTAGGAATGGCCCAGACCGCCGAGATCGACGTTTTCGTCGAGCTGATCGGCGGCGACGAGGGGCCGTCGCGATCATCCGTGAAAGCAGCGCTTGAAACCGGCCGCCACGTCGTCACCGCCAACAAGGCGCTGCTCGCCAAGCACGGCGTGGCGCTGGCCGAGATCGCTGAGAGGAAGGGCGTGCTGCTCAATTACGAGGCGGCGGTGGCGGGCGGTATTCCGGTCATCAAGACGATGCGCGAGGCGATGGCCGGCAATTCGGTGACCCGTGTCTTCGGCATCCTCAACGGAACCTGCAACTATATCCTGACCCGCATGGAAGCCGAGGGCCTGTCGTTCGACGCCTGCCTGAAGGACGCGCAGCGGCTGGGCTATGCCGAGGCCGACCCGACGTTCGACATCGAAGGGCACGACACCGCACACAAGCTGTCGATCCTGACCAGCCTTGCCTTCGGCACGAGGATTGCCGCCAACGACATTTACATGGAAGGGATTTCCAACATCAGCCAGGCCGACATCCGCGCAGCCGGCGATCTTGGCTACCGGATAAAGCTGCTCGGCGTCGCCCAACGCACGGAAAGCGGGATCGAACAGCGCGTGCACCCGACCATGGTGCCGACGGCTTCGGTTATCGCGCAGGTGCACGGCGTCACCAATGCGGTGGCCATCGAAACCGATATCCTTGGCGAGCTTTTGCTCTCCGGTCCGGGTGCCGGCGGCAACGCCACCGCATCGGCGGTGGTCGGCGACATTGCCGACATCGCCAAGAGCCGGCCCGGTTTCCAGCACGGTCCGGTCTTCGGCCTGCCGGCGAAGGAATTGCGGCCGTACAAGAAGGCGCAGATGCGCAGCCATGCCGGCGGCTATTTCATCCGGCTGACCGTGCATGACCGCATCGGCGTCTTTGCCGCCATCGCCAAGCGCATGGCCGACAACGAAATTTCGCTGGAATCGATCGTGCAGCACGCCGCCGGGCCGGATACCGCCTTGCAGAAGACGGTGATCCTCGTCACCCACGAGACGACAGAAGCGGCGGTCCGCAAGGCGGTCGACGGCATCACTAAGGACGATCATCTGACCGACAAGCCGCAGGTCATCCGCATCGAGCGGGCAGAGTAGGGATTTCTCTTCTTTCTCCTTCAATCGATTGAAGACCCACTGAGGTCTTGCTGTTGTCATGGAGCTTTGACACAACCAGCGCGCCTCTGGCGGGAGGCATGTGCCAACGGGGATTGTCCACCTATGAACGTTGCCCAGAACATCGTCGCCGGCCTCGACCGGATACTCACCATGGAACTGGTGCGTGTCACCGAACGCGCTGCGGTTGCGGCGGCAAGGTTGCGCGGACGCGGCGACGAAAAGGCCGCCGACCAGGTTGCGGTCGACGCCATGCGCGAGGAGCTCAACCGCCTCGCCATCAACGGCACGGTGGTGATCGGCGAGGGCGAGCGCGACGAGGCGCCGATGCTCTATATCGGCGAAGAGGTCGGTTCCGGCAAAGGCCCGGCGGTCGACATCGCGCTCGACCCGCTCGAAGGCACGACGATCTGCGCCAAGAACCTGCCTAATGCGCTGGCCGTCATCGCCATTGCGGAAAAGGGCAGTCTCCTGTTTGCGCCCGACGTCTATATGGACAAGATCGCCATCGGCCCGGGCTATGCGGACGGCGTCATCGACATCGATGCCTCGCCGGCCGAAAACATCGCCAACCTGGCCAGGGCCAAGGGCGTGCCGGTGTCGGAGATCACCGCCTGCATCCTCGACCGGCCGCGCCATGGCGCGCTGATCGAGGCGGTGCGCGCCACGGGCGCTGCGATCCGGCTGATCGGCGATGGTGACGTCGCCGGCGTTATCCACACCACCGATCCGGACGAAACCGGCATCGACATCTATCTCGGCACCGGCGGCGCCCCGGAGGGTGTGCTGGCGGCGGCAGCGTTGCGCTGCACCGGCGGCCAGATGCAGGGAAGGCTGATCCTCGACACGCCGCAAAAGCTGGCGCGCGCGGCGAAGATGGGCATTTTGGATCCGAGGCGGGTCTACCGCGCGCAAGACATGGCGCGCGGCGACGTGCTGTTCGCGGCAACCGGCGTGACCGACGGCAACATGCTGGCCGGCGTCAAGTTCGGCCGCAATTCCATCACCACGCATACGATCGTGCTGCGCTCGTCGTCGCGCACCGTGCGCGAGATCAAGGCAAGGCACCAGGATCTGGAAAAGTTTTGATTCCCGACTCGGCTAGCCGTCGCATATTGTGAGAAATGACAATCCGCAGACGGCGCGTCGCATGACGGGCGAAAACCGTATCTTCCTCGACGTCAGGCAGTCGGCATCAGGTGTTTCCTGGGAACACCGGCTGACCGAGCGGCAGGACATGACCGCGCTTGCCATAGCGCAAGGCTATGGCGTGCCGGACATCGTTGCGCGCGTGCTTGCCGGGCGCGGCGTGACCGCCGAGCAGACCGAGCGGTTCCTTTATCCGACCATCCGCGATCTTTTGCCGGACCCGGCGTCGCTGACCGACATGGACAAGGCCGCCGCCCGCATCGCTGAAGCGATCGTGACCGGGGAAAGAGTGGCGATCTTCGGGGACTACGACGTCGACGGCGCCGCCTCGTCGGCGCTGCTCAAGCGGTTTCTCACGCATTTCTCCGTGCCAGCGGAGATCTACATACCGGACCGTATCTTCGAAGGGTACGGCCCCAATCCGGAAGCCATGCGCGAACTCGTCTCACGCGGCGCAACGCTGATCGTCACCGTCGATTGCGGCACCAACAGCGCCGTTTCCATCGACGCGGCGAACGCTGTCGGCGCCGATGTCGTGGTGCTCGATCATCACCAACTCGGCGGTCCGTTGCCGGCAGCGGAAGCGGTGGTCAATCCCAATCGCGAGGACGACCTTTCGGGGCAGGGCCATCTTTGTGCCGCCGGCGTCGTCTTCCTGGCTCTGGTGCAGACGGCGAAGGTCCTGCGCGGCCGGTTGCCGGATGCCGAACCGCCCGACCTGCTCGGCCTGCTCGATCTTGTGGCCCTGGCGACCGTCTGCGACGTGGTGCCGCTGACCGGCGTCAACCGCGCCTTCGTGGTCAAGGGACTGCAGATGGCGCGCCAGCAGAGGAACGAAGGGCTGGCGGCGTTGGCGCGGGTCTCGCGCATCGGCGAGCCGGTCAGCACCTTCCACCTGGCCTATCTGATCGGCCCGCGCATCAATGCCGGCGGGCGCATCGGCGACGCAGCGCTCGGCAGCCGCCTGCTCGCCACCGACGATCCCGTCGAGGCCCGCACCATCGCCGAGACGCTGGACCGGCTCAATCAGGAGCGGCAGCAGATGGAACTGGAAATGCTGGCCGCGGCACGCGTGGAGGCCGATGCCGAGCTTGCCGGCGGCAATGGGCCGGCCATCGTCGTCACCGCCAGCTCCAATTGGCATCCGGGCATCGTCGGCCTGCTGGCCTCGCGGCTC
This window harbors:
- a CDS encoding homoserine dehydrogenase, with the protein product MAEALRVGIAGLGTVGASVARVLRDKAAELTRQCGREIVVSAVSARDRKRDRGVDLGAAKWFDDPVGMAQTAEIDVFVELIGGDEGPSRSSVKAALETGRHVVTANKALLAKHGVALAEIAERKGVLLNYEAAVAGGIPVIKTMREAMAGNSVTRVFGILNGTCNYILTRMEAEGLSFDACLKDAQRLGYAEADPTFDIEGHDTAHKLSILTSLAFGTRIAANDIYMEGISNISQADIRAAGDLGYRIKLLGVAQRTESGIEQRVHPTMVPTASVIAQVHGVTNAVAIETDILGELLLSGPGAGGNATASAVVGDIADIAKSRPGFQHGPVFGLPAKELRPYKKAQMRSHAGGYFIRLTVHDRIGVFAAIAKRMADNEISLESIVQHAAGPDTALQKTVILVTHETTEAAVRKAVDGITKDDHLTDKPQVIRIERAE
- the glpX gene encoding class II fructose-bisphosphatase, whose translation is MNVAQNIVAGLDRILTMELVRVTERAAVAAARLRGRGDEKAADQVAVDAMREELNRLAINGTVVIGEGERDEAPMLYIGEEVGSGKGPAVDIALDPLEGTTICAKNLPNALAVIAIAEKGSLLFAPDVYMDKIAIGPGYADGVIDIDASPAENIANLARAKGVPVSEITACILDRPRHGALIEAVRATGAAIRLIGDGDVAGVIHTTDPDETGIDIYLGTGGAPEGVLAAAALRCTGGQMQGRLILDTPQKLARAAKMGILDPRRVYRAQDMARGDVLFAATGVTDGNMLAGVKFGRNSITTHTIVLRSSSRTVREIKARHQDLEKF
- the recJ gene encoding single-stranded-DNA-specific exonuclease RecJ; the encoded protein is MTGENRIFLDVRQSASGVSWEHRLTERQDMTALAIAQGYGVPDIVARVLAGRGVTAEQTERFLYPTIRDLLPDPASLTDMDKAAARIAEAIVTGERVAIFGDYDVDGAASSALLKRFLTHFSVPAEIYIPDRIFEGYGPNPEAMRELVSRGATLIVTVDCGTNSAVSIDAANAVGADVVVLDHHQLGGPLPAAEAVVNPNREDDLSGQGHLCAAGVVFLALVQTAKVLRGRLPDAEPPDLLGLLDLVALATVCDVVPLTGVNRAFVVKGLQMARQQRNEGLAALARVSRIGEPVSTFHLAYLIGPRINAGGRIGDAALGSRLLATDDPVEARTIAETLDRLNQERQQMELEMLAAARVEADAELAGGNGPAIVVTASSNWHPGIVGLLASRLKDHARRPAFAIAFNANGVGTGSGRSVSGFDLGRLVRAAAIAGLIVKGGGHGMAAGITVERAKLGALRAFFEERAAADVFRLQGEESLAIDGALAAEGATLGLLDALEKAGPFGAGHVAPIFALPRHRLADARPVGTNHVRAELQSESGGRIQAIAFRAVDTALGAFLFKNRGKPVHVAGSLSGNHWNGNRTVQFRIVDAALA